From the Myripristis murdjan chromosome 14, fMyrMur1.1, whole genome shotgun sequence genome, one window contains:
- the nrip1b gene encoding nuclear receptor-interacting protein 1, translating into MTHGEEPGPETHKDSAVLTYLEGLLMHPVVAGPGATASRRSEAAHSNQEQADKAGGPFQLPNHGPTAPKVGTNGPSLGASQHLKKARLLRSGAWNEPGTQRMSSPPVELNGQGGGLQNGALESSPHAGESTLLASLLQSFSSRLQSVAMSQQSTKPPSECSPPSKAPPADKEPLPVYGTASSRLKGLMRKSKLQNHSNTPYSRRGHNQDRPPESPRSAHSATPPSAPTATDSVSCAERLKAVANMVKIRSSPAPSPKPSVACSQLALLLSSEAHLQQYSREHALKAQLSGRSASERLAAMATQQQGQDKRPPSVGEALPGASDTLSSLTTQNGMTATTTVTTTLPRMALSSPQSPSLLRGHSQSSSPPPPHAPSHTQSQPPREKRGFDSRPTRPPQTCSSLLLLLLNNHNNQKQLTKNGHLEDSCGILPPSGSSSVTSDSECSTQERSLAKDNSDAESSYSSCSPIDLSMRNRATTKDAGPKTTTSSSSSSTTVFSSAPAAFSPPSSAQPSTTTLSPSSTVVSTVSTPFSSSSSSSFSTSSLDKLTESLINKWKPEQSGSKLSKGKELEMSSDLKSHPKVTLMQLLLERRNNEKINKSVSNPDLPLDITMATMSRGQQKGLVPWDDTRTKSPMDRPGPTPQTLYSLSRDPSSALSPYSYPSPSVQSSPLDLCKSKAFPAEKASEPAFSASKLLQNLAQCGTASPSPPIPPNKGLGQEMEVGRPLALLERLNAPIHRTTTTPLSDGPSGSGTPFSRKDASPPSSQIENLLERRTVLQLLLGTGTAATTISRKDRPAGSGRRSVEVAGGCSEKSPGSSVICDSSNGPSLDVKVKTELMEEVAPSSAASEDLSSRKRRSGYDKTSPFSEPQQDLKTEPRPAEVIAKYGLLSQLLKQQTATYYTSAAVQAESQPRQVKEEQREYPSPSPKKRRLCSDRTDSLNNVSSPRAVDSGDSSRLASSALHEESDQRRSPKEEEAPPRSPPSESLSRESRGFNVLKQLLLSDNCLKELSQQPRGAPSPSVLQANGKANGSILSQPTHNHSFLHLPWHPHSSISSGLPSNLRPLPTSPVGDGPLRSPWGRHPAPWPVAQKRDPPTLVKQEPESPVRWTGQEEEEEGCDSNPDSPRLTRSNPILYYMLQKGSAQLRRELREQAEGTQPVVRVKEEPISDMHAYEHRLSSTPQSPTHNDKHSHESQGLSQSSE; encoded by the coding sequence ATGACTCATGGGGAGGAGCCTGGCCCTGAGACACACAAGGATTCAGCTGTTCTAACTTATCTGGAAGGTTTACTGATGCATCCAGTGGTGGCCGGGCCTGGGGCCACGGCAAGCAGGAGGTCCGAGGCTGCCCACAGCAACCAGGAGCAAGCCGACAAGGCGGGTGGGCCCTTCCAGCTGCCTAACCACGGCCCTACAGCTCCCAAAGTTGGAACCAACGGGCCTTCGCTGGGTGCCTCTCAGCACCTGAAGAAGGCCCGCTTGCTGCGCTCTGGGGCTTGGAATGAACCGGGGACTCAGCGGATGAGTTCACCCCCAGTGGAGCTGAATGGCCAAGGGGGAGGGCTGCAGAATGGAGCCCTAGAGAGCTCTCCTCATGCTGGGGAGAGCACTCTACTGGCTTCCTTGCTCCAGTCCTTCAGTTCACGGCTGCAGAGTGTGGCTATGTCACAGCAGTCCACCAAACCTCCAAGCGAGTGCTCCCCTCCATCCAAGGCCCCACCTGCAGACAAAGAGCCACTTCCTGTGTACGGGACAGCATCCAGCCGCTTGAAGGGCCTGATGAGGAAGAGCAAACTGCAGAATCACAGCAACACGCCTTACAGCCGCCGGGGACACAACCAAGACAGACCTCCAGAATCACCTCGCTCAGCACACAGTGCaacacctccctctgctcccaCAGCTACAGACTCGGTGTCCTGCGCTGAGCGACTGAAGGCTGTGGCCAATATGGTGAAAATCCGCTCTAGCCCAGCACCCTCTCCCAAACCCAGTGTGGCCTGCAGTCAGCTGGCCCTGCTGCTGTCCAGTGAAGCCCACCTTCAGCAGTACTCCCGGGAGCATGCACTCAAAGCCCAGCTCTCCGGACGCTCTGCCAGCGAACGACTGGCCGCCATGGCAACCCAGCAGCAGGGCCAGGACAAAAGGCCACCCAGTGTGGGAGAGGCTCTGCCTGGAGCCTCAGACACGTTAAGCTCCTTAACCACCCAAAATGGAATGACAGCTACAACCACAGTAACAACAACACTCCCCCGAATGGCTCTGTCCAGCCCACAGAGCCCTTCCCTGCTGCGTGGCCACAGCCAGAGctcttctccccctcccccccatgCTCCAAGCCACACCCAGAGCCAACCACCGAGGGAGAAGCGAGGTTTTGACTCACGTCCGACACGCCCCCCCCAGACCTGCAGTAGTTTGCTCCTGCTTCTCCTTAATAACCACAACAACCAAAAGCAGCTGACCAAGAATGGGCACCTGGAGGACAGTTGTGGCATTTTGCCTCCGAGCGGCTCCTCTTCGGTAACGTCAGACAGTGAATGCTCCACCCAGGAGAGGAGCTTGGCAAAGGACAACAGTGATGCAGAAAGTTCCTACTCAAGCTGCTCTCCCATTGACCTCTCAATGAGGAACCGGGCCACTACCAAAGATGCTGGGCCCAaaaccaccacctcctcctcctcttcctccaccactgtgttttcctctgctccAGCTGCATTTTCCCCACCCTCCTCTGCTCAACCCTCCACCACAaccctttctccctcctctacTGTTGTCTCCACTGTCTCcactcctttttcttcctcttcctcctcctctttctctacCTCCTCTTTGGACAAACTGACTGAATCATTGATAAACAAGTGGAAGCCAGAGCAGTCTGGATCCAAGCTCTCCAAGGGCAAGGAACTTGAAATGAGTTCAGACCTAAAATCCCATCCTAAGGTCACGCTCATGCAGCTCCTTCTTGAGCGCAGAAATAACGAGAAGATAAACAAAAGTGTAAGTAATCCAGATTTGCCACTTGACATAACCATGGCCACCATGTCTCGGGGCCAACAGAAAGGACTGGTGCCCTGGGATGACACCAGGACGAAGAGCCCTATGGACAGGCCTGGACCCACACCCCAGACACTCTACTCCCTCAGTCGAGACCCAAGCAGTGCACTGTCACCCTACTCCTACCCCTCTCCCAGTGTCCAGTCAAGCCCACTGGATTTGTGTAAGTCTAAAGCCTTCCCTGCTGAGAAGGCATCTGAGCCTGCCTTCAGTGCCAGTAAACTGTTACAGAACCTGGCCCAATGTGGCACAGCTTCACCCTCCCCTCCCATTCCCCCCAATAAAGGGCTGGGCCAGGAGATGGAAGTGGGCAGACCCCTGGCACTGTTGGAGAGGCTAAATGCACCCATCCACAGGACCACCACCACTCCCCTTTCTGATGGGCCCTCAGGCAGTGGCACACCGTTTAGCCGAAAAGATGCCTCACCCCCTTCTTCCCAGATTGAGAACCTCCTTGAGAGGCGCACagtgctgcagcttctgctaGGAACAGGCACGGCTGCTACAACTATCAGCCGCAAAGACAGGCCAGCTGGGAGTGGTAGGAGGAGTGTGGAAGTGGCAGGTGGGTGCTCTGAGAAGAGCCCTGGCAGCTCCGTCATTTGTGACAGCTCCAATGGACCTTCTTTGGACGTAAAAGTCAAAACAGAGCTCATGGAGGAGGTGGCGCCATCCTCGGCTGCATCCGAGGATTTGAGCAGCAGAAAGAGACGGAGTGGTTATGACAAGACCAGCCCCTTCTCAGAGCCCCAGCAGGACTTAAAAACAGAACCACGGCCTGCAGAGGTCATAGCAAAATATGGCCTCCTCAGTCAGCTTCTAAAACAACAGACTGCTACCTATTACACCAGTGCTGCTGTGCAGGCTGAGTCACAGCCTAGACAGGTTaaagaggaacagagggagTACCCAAGTCCCAGCCCCAAAAAGAGACGCCTCTGCTCTGATCGAACTGACAGCCTCAACAATGTCAGCTCTCCAAGGGCAGTTGACAGTGGAGACAGCAGCCGCCTTGCTTCATCTGCACTTCATGAAGAGTCTGACCAACGGAGGAGTCCCAAAGAGGAGGAAGCTCCACCCAGGAGCCCCCCAAGTGAATCCCTCAGCAGAGAGAGTCGGGGCTTCAATGTGCTCAAACAGCTTCTTCTGTCCGACAACTGCCTGAAAGAGCTGTCCCAGCAGCCCCGGGGGGCACCGAGCCCCTCAGTCCTGCAGGCCAACGGCAAGGCCAACGGCAGTATTCTCAGTCAGCCAACCCACAATCACAGCTTCCTCCACCTGCCCTGGCACCCCCATAGCTCCATCAGCTCAGGGCTCCCCAGTAATCTCAGACCCCTACCCACATCTCCAGTAGGTGACGGCCCCCTCCGTTCCCCCTGGGGCCGCCACCCAGCCCCATGGCCAGTCGCTCAAAAACGGGACCCCCCCACTCTGgttaaacaggagccagagagcCCTGTGCGATGGACtggtcaggaggaggaggaggagggctgtgACTCCAATCCCGACTCTCCACGGCTGACACGCTCCAACCCCATCCTGTATTACATGTTGCAGAAGGGCAGCgctcagctgaggagagagTTGAGGGAGCAGGCAGAAGGAACCCAGCCTGTGGTCCGAGTTAAGGAGGAGCCAATTAGTGACATGCATGCCTATGAACACAGACTGAGCTCCACCCCACAATCACCAACTCACAATGACAAGCACAGCCACGAGAGCCAGGGGCTGAGCCAATCATCTGAATAG